Genomic DNA from Erythrobacter aureus:
CTATTCGTTGAGCCTCGAGGAATTCGCATCCTGGCAGCGTGCCGTCGATCGTTCCGGCATGCAGGGCCTGCGCGTCACCCGCATCCAGCACTATCGCGACCTCTACGAACGCCAGCTCAAATACTGAGACAGTCCCGCGCGGGTGCGGGAACCAACGCCCCCTTCCATACGCTCTTCCAGCATCGCCGGACCGAACCGGGGAACCGCTCGTCGCGCCCGTCCGTTAAAAGGGGTGTATTGAGACGGGTTTAGAGGAGGAATTGTAATGGCTTGGATTATCGCGATTATCGTTGGTGGTATTATTGGCTGGCTCGCAAGTCTGGTCATGAACCGCGATGCCTCTATGGGCATTTTCTGGAACATCGTCGTCGGCATCGTCGGTTCTTTTATCGGCAAGTGGATCGGATCGCTCATCGGTGTTGGCGCAACGCTCACCGAATTCAGCGTCCCGGGGCTGCTGATGTCTCTGCTGGGCGCCATCGTCCTGCTGGGTATCGCCAATATGGTTCAGCGCGGACGCGTTCGTTAAGCGCCTTCGTTCTACCGACCCGAAAAACGGGGCGGGCATCGAAAGATGTCCCGCCCTTTTTCGTATCTCATATGCGCGGACTAGGCTCCGCACCTGTGGTCGCAATGCGACATTCGTCCTGTCGCACAAGCCCTCGGTCGAACCCTCGATTGCCCTACTATGGTGCCAGGTCTATCGCCCAATTACGAAATTCTTGCGCTGAGTGATATAGTGATATAACACACTTCTCGTTCGCAGCGCTTCTGGGGCAAGGTACGATATGAATTACGAATCCGGAGTGATAGCCGAAAAGGGCGAGCCCATTGCGGTCGGGATCGAACCGGAAGCCGAGGAGCAGGAAGAAAAGCGCCGGTTCGACCGGCGTAAAATCGTCATCATCGGCTCGCTTTTAGTTCTCGCCTTGGCCATTGCGGCCTATTTCGTGATGCGCGGCGGAGGAACGGCGACACCGGCGGGTGACGAGAATGCCCAAGCGCCGACCGTCACGGTCGTCACGCCCGGCAAGACCACGGTCGAAGGCCAGATCACCGCCACCGGGACCCTGGCCGCTCGCCGCGAAATGCCTGTCGGCGTCGTCGGCGAGGGCGGCCGGGTCGTGTCGGTTCCCGTCGATGCGGGTGACTGGGTGCGTCAAGGTCAGGTCCTGGCCAGCATCGATCGCTCGGTTCAGTCGCAACAAGTGCAAAGCGCCGCAGCACAAATTCAGGTTGCTCAGGCCGATGCGAATCTCGCCCAGGCCAATCTCGATCGCGCCCTTCAGCTCGTCGAGCGCGGCTTCGTATCCAAGGCGGATGTCGACCGACTCACGGCTACTCGCGACGCTGCCGCGGCGCGCGTCCGCGTGGCTCAGGCGCAATTGCGCGAACTGCGTGCCCGTACCGCGCGGCTTAATGTTCTCGCACCGGCTTCTGGCTATGTCCTCGAACGCAATGTGGAAACGGGGCAGACCGTGGGCGCCGGCTCGCCCGCGCTGTTCCGGATCGCGCGCGGCGGCGAGATGGAAATGCTCGCCCGCCTCAACGAAGATTCGCTGGCCGCGATTTCGGTTGGCACCAGCGCGCAAATCAGGCCCATCGGTACCGAGAAGCTTTTCACGGGGCAGGTCT
This window encodes:
- a CDS encoding GlsB/YeaQ/YmgE family stress response membrane protein translates to MAWIIAIIVGGIIGWLASLVMNRDASMGIFWNIVVGIVGSFIGKWIGSLIGVGATLTEFSVPGLLMSLLGAIVLLGIANMVQRGRVR
- a CDS encoding efflux RND transporter periplasmic adaptor subunit; the encoded protein is MNYESGVIAEKGEPIAVGIEPEAEEQEEKRRFDRRKIVIIGSLLVLALAIAAYFVMRGGGTATPAGDENAQAPTVTVVTPGKTTVEGQITATGTLAARREMPVGVVGEGGRVVSVPVDAGDWVRQGQVLASIDRSVQSQQVQSAAAQIQVAQADANLAQANLDRALQLVERGFVSKADVDRLTATRDAAAARVRVAQAQLRELRARTARLNVLAPASGYVLERNVETGQTVGAGSPALFRIARGGEMEMLARLNEDSLAAISVGTSAQIRPIGTEKLFTGQVWQISPTIDQQDRQGTARIALAYAPGLRPGGFATATIASGTVVAPILPESAVLSDREGDYVLIVNGEDKAERRPVTTGAVTSKGIVIAEGLSGSERVVLRAGGFLTEGETVRAQLAKLD